The Saxibacter everestensis genome has a window encoding:
- a CDS encoding lysophospholipid acyltransferase family protein, with the protein MFYWMMKRIFVGPLLRIVFRPWVRGLENIPEEGGAIVAGNHLSFSDSIFLPLVVPRPVVYLAKKDYFTGRGVKGSFTRWFFKLTNQLPMDRSGGKASADGLGSGLGVLNEGTLLGIYPEGTRSPDGRLYRGRTGVARLVLEAKVPIIPVAMIGTDIIQPEGRVIPKVRRVGVVIGKPMDFSRYEGMEADRFVLRAITDELMYELMRLSGQEYVDMYASTAKQRIIAGKKAAIAKKQAAGPEAPGGRPAPTDKAAGGIPASDGVIGGKDPDRSGRTADSEDDGDGQEDKGSDVA; encoded by the coding sequence GTGTTCTACTGGATGATGAAGCGGATCTTTGTGGGTCCGCTTCTGCGCATCGTGTTCCGGCCATGGGTTCGCGGGCTGGAAAACATCCCCGAAGAGGGCGGTGCCATCGTTGCCGGAAATCACCTGTCGTTTTCTGACTCGATCTTTCTCCCGTTGGTAGTCCCCCGTCCGGTTGTCTACCTGGCCAAAAAAGATTATTTCACCGGCCGGGGCGTCAAGGGGAGCTTCACCCGTTGGTTCTTCAAGCTGACGAACCAGCTGCCGATGGATCGTTCCGGCGGCAAGGCATCGGCTGATGGCCTCGGGTCAGGTCTCGGCGTGCTCAACGAAGGCACCCTGCTCGGCATCTACCCCGAAGGCACCCGCAGCCCGGACGGACGGCTGTACCGCGGGCGAACCGGTGTGGCGAGACTTGTGCTGGAGGCGAAAGTTCCGATTATCCCGGTCGCAATGATCGGCACGGACATCATCCAGCCCGAGGGCCGGGTTATTCCGAAGGTTCGACGCGTTGGTGTCGTGATCGGGAAGCCGATGGACTTTTCGCGCTATGAAGGGATGGAAGCGGACCGCTTCGTGCTGCGCGCCATCACCGACGAACTGATGTACGAGTTAATGCGGCTATCGGGCCAGGAGTACGTCGATATGTACGCTTCCACGGCCAAGCAGCGGATCATCGCCGGCAAGAAGGCAGCGATTGCGAAGAAGCAGGCTGCCGGGCCGGAGGCGCCGGGCGGCCGACCCGCACCAACAGATAAAGCCGCTGGCGGCATTCCGGCCTCGGATGGGGTGATCGGCGGCAAGGATCCGGACAGGTCCGGCAGGACGGCAGACAGCGAAGACGACGGCGATGGACAAGAGGACAAGGGGTCCGACGTCGCGTGA
- a CDS encoding MerR family transcriptional regulator has protein sequence MNRSSEEPLSASAVPGNAQGLLFDEDLPVLDDEVGYRGPTACGAAGITYRQLDYWARTGLVVPAVRGAAGSGSQRLYSFRDILVLKVVKRLLDTGVSLQQIRAAVEHLRERGVEDLAQITLMSDGASVYECTSADEVIDLLQGGQGVFGIAVGRVWREVEGSLSDLPSERVEEEQPHVNDELAKRREARKIG, from the coding sequence GTGAACCGCTCAAGCGAAGAACCACTTAGCGCTAGCGCTGTGCCTGGCAACGCCCAGGGGCTGCTCTTCGACGAAGACTTGCCAGTTCTGGACGACGAGGTCGGCTACCGCGGTCCGACTGCCTGCGGCGCTGCAGGCATTACCTACCGTCAGCTCGATTACTGGGCCCGCACCGGCCTGGTGGTCCCGGCTGTTCGGGGCGCTGCCGGATCCGGCAGCCAGCGCCTGTATAGCTTCCGCGACATTCTGGTGCTCAAGGTGGTCAAGCGCCTGCTGGATACCGGGGTCTCGCTTCAGCAGATTCGCGCGGCCGTCGAACACCTGCGGGAACGTGGTGTCGAAGACCTTGCCCAAATCACCCTGATGTCCGATGGCGCCAGCGTTTATGAATGCACATCGGCCGATGAGGTCATTGACCTGCTTCAGGGCGGCCAGGGAGTCTTCGGGATCGCAGTCGGCAGGGTGTGGCGCGAGGTTGAAGGCAGCCTCTCCGATCTGCCCAGCGAGCGGGTCGAGGAAGAACAGCCTCACGTCAATGACGAGCTGGCCAAGCGTCGAGAAGCACGCAAGATTGGCTAG